The Streptomyces sp. NBC_00335 DNA window CAGCCGGACCGGTGCCGCCCTTCGGGGCCCGACTGGCCGTGACAAGAGGGCCCGGCCGATCCGCACGTCGTCGATCTGGGATGATGCCCGGATGGAAATTGGTTTCCCCTGGGGGTCCAAGCCGACCGTAGACCTCCGCATGTGGCGTCCCGACGCGATCGTGCTGTTCGACTGGCTGATGAGCACCGACCTCAATGCCGTACCGATCACGCACCCGGCTCAGAAGCAGGCCCTCGTAGACCTGCTGGCGCGCTTGGAGGATGTGGACGTCATGGAGTCCACCGAGGAAGAGATCGCCGCTGCCCAGGACGAGGTCATGGGCTTGTAGAAGATCAAAGTTCGGTGAGACGGAACAGTGACCGGGCGCTTCAGTTGGCGGATGAGCTTGCTACCTGGCGGGCAGTGCGGCGTAGATGGCGGACGACTGGTCGCAGGCCAGTGCCGCTACAAAGCGCGCGGAGGGAGCCGGGCCCTCGGCCGCAGGCCGCTCCCCCAGCCAGAGGCCAGGCTTGTCGATGTTGAGCCCGGTGAAGTGCTCGCTGTACCCGTCGTGCTCGTCGTCGATCACGCACTCGGCTCTGGGTCTGATCCTTGAAGGGGCTCTCTAGAGCGCTGTACGAGGACGCGGCGCACGTGCTTCACCGTCACCGCCGCCGGGAGACCGCCCAGGAGGAGCGACAGCCCCACCGGGAGCACCCCGGCCCACACCGTTGGTGAGACGTACGCGGTGCCGGACGTACCGTCCACCAGCCACGCACGGACCGGTTGCGAATCGAGGTCGCCGTCGACGGGGACGACGAACGACGAGCCGCCGTCGTCCGGGGTGAAGGCACCCGAGCAGAACCTCGACGTACCCGCACTGGCCACGGTGTTGTCGTACGTCCGGCAGTCGGTTGCGGTCACGGTCCCGGGCTCGCCCCACAACGCCGTCCGCAACTCCCCGGTGAAGTTCGTCAGCACGACGTAGGCCAGAATCAACCCGCCCAGACAGGCCAGCGCCAGCCACGGCGCGGGTCCGACCTGCTCCGACTGCCCGTCCAGAACGTCCCCACCCTCGCTCATCCCCACCCCTCGGATCGCCGACGGACCTCCATGGTGACCGCTCCGAAGCACCCTCGGAAGCCCTCCATGGCGTGCTGGTGGGCTCGCACGATCGTCGAGTCGACGGACACCAGCCAGTCGACTCGACGTCGCCGGCCGTGTCCTTCTCCGCCCGGACCCCCGCGGTATCCGCGAGAACGCTGTCGGGACGTTTCGGCAACGCGGCGAGGCGCCGCGCCAGACGTCGCGGCCCCGGCCATGATCCGCCGCCGGGCAGGTCCTAGGTCGCCGTCCTCCCGGCCCGTACCCACGCGGCGAACTCCTCGATGCCGTCGATGAGCGCCTCGAAACGGAAGGAGTGGAAGAGGTCGAAGGCGTGGTGGCCGCCCGGGAGTTCGACGTACACGACCGGTGAGGTGGAGACGGAGCGCAGGGCCGTGACGAGGGCCTTGGGGTTCTCGGTCTCCACCAGCTCGTCCAGGTCGCCGTGCGCGATGAGGAACGGTGGCGCGTCCGCCCGGGCGAGGTTCACCGGTGAGGTCGCCGGATCCCCGTCGAAGTACGTCCCGAGATAGCCGTTGAAAACGATGGCGGCGGTCACCGAGGTGTCCGCCTCTTCGAACCCGGGCTGATAGGCGGGTTGGTTGGGGCTGAGGGCGGCGAGCGCCGCCATGTGCCCACCCGCGGAACTTCCCGACACGAACACGCCCGCCGCGGGGTCCGCGCCGTACGTCTTGGCGTGCTCGCGGGCCCAGGCGATGACCTTCTTCGAGTCGATCAGATGGTCCGGGTGGGAGAAGGCCGGCCTCAGACGGTAGTTGGCGCTGATGCAGACCCAGCCCTGGCTCGCGAGCCGGTAGAGCAGGGGCAGTGACTGGGTGTTCTTACGGCCTTGGTCGTAGTGGCCGCCATGGAAGTGGATCAGTACGGGGCCGCCCTCGGGGCGCGAGCGGTGATGGTAGACGTCGAGGAGGTTGCGGCGGCCCGCGTCCCCGTAAACGAGGTTGCCCACCCGCTTGACGTCGCCGCGGCGGCGGAACACGGGCCTGAGCAAGATGCGCGCCAGGGGCGGCCTGCGGCGCGTGGCGGTTCCGGCGCCGAGCGCCTCGTCCAGGGCCCGCCTGACCACCGGCGCCGTCCGTATCCCGCGGCGGGCGACCACCACGAGACCGACGGCCGCAAGGGCAGCCAGAGCCACCGCCGCCCAGTCGGCAACCGTGGCAATGTCGCCCTCCACGAAGGCCAGCACCGTCGAGGCCGTCAGCGCGTAGAGGACGATGTGCGGTATCTCGCTGAAGACCAGACCGAGCCGGTAGCTGAAGAAGAAGAGCGGCTTCGGCCCGCGGATGCGCACCAGGCAGAACACCGTGATCAGCGCGGCCAGCACCGCGGTTGACGCATAGCCGACAGCCATCGGAACCACTCCCCCTTGACGCCTCTGCCGAAGTACCCCATCTGTAGTTCCACGGATGGGGTA harbors:
- a CDS encoding alpha/beta hydrolase, producing the protein MAVGYASTAVLAALITVFCLVRIRGPKPLFFFSYRLGLVFSEIPHIVLYALTASTVLAFVEGDIATVADWAAVALAALAAVGLVVVARRGIRTAPVVRRALDEALGAGTATRRRPPLARILLRPVFRRRGDVKRVGNLVYGDAGRRNLLDVYHHRSRPEGGPVLIHFHGGHYDQGRKNTQSLPLLYRLASQGWVCISANYRLRPAFSHPDHLIDSKKVIAWAREHAKTYGADPAAGVFVSGSSAGGHMAALAALSPNQPAYQPGFEEADTSVTAAIVFNGYLGTYFDGDPATSPVNLARADAPPFLIAHGDLDELVETENPKALVTALRSVSTSPVVYVELPGGHHAFDLFHSFRFEALIDGIEEFAAWVRAGRTAT